A window of Streptomyces sp. SAI-127 contains these coding sequences:
- a CDS encoding LLM class F420-dependent oxidoreductase yields the protein MRLGLALGYWGRGPDPRHVPLAQEAERLGYHSVWTAESWGSDVFTPLTWIAAQTSTIRLGTAVAQMAARSPTTTAMHALTLDHLSGGRVMLGLGLSGPQVVEGWYGRPFPKSPLTATREYVDVVRQVLRRQAPVELDGRFHSHPYRGPDGTGLGKALKPITHPLRAELPILLGAEGPKNIAQTTRIADGWLPLYWSPNRPEVYEASLAEAPEGFLVAPMAQVRVCDDVTEGLLPVKTMLGFYIGGMGHAARNFHADLMARMGYEEQARRIQRLFLEGRREEAVLAVPDAFADEISLVGPRERIAERLESWRKGPVTDLLALAPDRESLRVLAEVNA from the coding sequence GTGCGACTCGGTCTTGCGCTCGGCTACTGGGGCCGCGGCCCCGACCCCCGCCATGTGCCGCTGGCCCAGGAGGCCGAGCGGCTCGGCTATCACTCGGTGTGGACGGCCGAGTCGTGGGGGTCGGACGTTTTCACACCGCTCACCTGGATCGCGGCTCAGACGTCGACGATCAGGCTGGGTACGGCCGTTGCCCAGATGGCCGCCCGCTCCCCCACCACGACCGCCATGCACGCCCTCACCCTGGACCACCTCTCCGGCGGACGGGTCATGCTGGGCCTCGGGCTGTCCGGGCCGCAGGTCGTCGAGGGCTGGTACGGCCGCCCGTTCCCCAAGTCGCCGCTGACCGCGACTAGGGAGTACGTCGACGTCGTACGGCAGGTCCTCAGGAGGCAGGCGCCGGTCGAGCTGGACGGCCGCTTCCACTCCCACCCCTACCGGGGCCCGGACGGCACCGGGCTCGGCAAGGCGCTCAAGCCCATCACCCACCCCCTGCGCGCCGAACTGCCCATCCTGCTGGGCGCCGAGGGGCCGAAGAACATCGCCCAGACGACCCGGATCGCGGACGGCTGGCTGCCGTTGTACTGGTCGCCGAACCGGCCCGAGGTCTACGAGGCCTCGCTCGCCGAGGCTCCGGAGGGCTTCCTCGTCGCCCCCATGGCCCAGGTGCGGGTCTGCGACGACGTGACCGAAGGACTGCTGCCGGTCAAGACGATGCTGGGCTTCTACATCGGCGGAATGGGCCACGCGGCCCGCAACTTCCACGCCGACCTGATGGCCCGCATGGGATACGAGGAGCAGGCGCGCAGGATCCAGCGGCTGTTCCTCGAGGGCCGCCGCGAGGAGGCCGTGCTCGCCGTGCCGGACGCCTTCGCCGACGAGATCTCCCTGGTCGGACCGCGCGAACGTATCGCCGAGCGGCTGGAGTCGTGGCGCAAGGGGCCGGTGACGGACCTGCTGGCGCTGGCCCCGGACCGGGAGTCGCTGCGGGTGCTGGCGGAGGTCAACGCGTGA
- a CDS encoding DUF5336 domain-containing protein → MNIRSLTRGDGVVIGAAVLLFIASFLDLYSVDGAPDDADLPSAWASGPVVMGVVLAGIIGAALVVVSRGLPQVPKVAGLDLGQVGVAFTVFAAWSALGNVFDPLSAADYGSSSDTVSAGIGLILALVATLVMAGAAVATPLVPALQAGLVPAPKPPQPQPYGAQPPGGYGYPGAQQPGQQPGPQGQQPYGGQPQPGQPFGAQPQPQAQAPQPPAAEFSPFWFAVPVPRPLFAEDGSPTPIAELAPGTWYLAVEQRGPGLVAQTQDGRRGVLQDTSGIQRG, encoded by the coding sequence GTGAATATCCGCTCCCTCACTCGAGGCGACGGCGTGGTGATCGGTGCAGCGGTGTTGCTGTTCATCGCGTCGTTCCTTGATCTCTACTCGGTCGACGGAGCCCCCGACGACGCCGACCTCCCCAGCGCCTGGGCGAGCGGCCCGGTCGTGATGGGGGTCGTCCTCGCGGGCATCATCGGCGCCGCACTCGTCGTCGTGTCGCGCGGCCTGCCGCAGGTTCCCAAGGTGGCGGGACTCGACCTCGGCCAAGTCGGCGTCGCGTTCACGGTGTTCGCCGCCTGGAGCGCGCTCGGGAACGTGTTCGACCCGCTGAGCGCCGCGGACTACGGCTCCAGTTCGGACACGGTCAGCGCCGGCATCGGTCTGATCCTCGCTCTCGTCGCCACCCTGGTCATGGCCGGGGCCGCCGTCGCCACCCCGCTCGTCCCCGCCCTGCAGGCCGGCCTCGTCCCGGCCCCCAAGCCGCCCCAGCCGCAGCCCTACGGCGCCCAGCCGCCCGGTGGTTACGGCTACCCGGGCGCCCAGCAGCCGGGGCAGCAGCCCGGGCCGCAGGGTCAGCAGCCCTACGGCGGTCAGCCGCAGCCGGGGCAGCCGTTCGGCGCGCAGCCCCAGCCGCAGGCGCAGGCCCCGCAGCCGCCGGCGGCGGAGTTCTCGCCGTTCTGGTTCGCCGTGCCGGTGCCGCGCCCGCTGTTCGCGGAGGACGGTTCGCCGACGCCGATCGCCGAACTCGCGCCGGGCACCTGGTACCTGGCCGTCGAGCAGCGCGGTCCGGGTCTGGTCGCCCAGACGCAGGACGGCCGTCGTGGCGTGCTGCAGGACACGAGCGGCATCCAGCGCGGCTGA
- a CDS encoding N-acetylmuramoyl-L-alanine amidase, with amino-acid sequence MSYAGPEFGSPQPRRPRRRPLTLALAVLVPGALLGWLVYAGVSGAADGGGTTAAASPRASAPPTVSSTTVEDKKPLGSLAGKVVVIDPGHNLTNFRHTAEINRKVDIGTNRKECDTTGTSTNSGYAEAKFTLDVAHRLRTLLEKRGATVRLTQDGDRPYGPCVDERARIGNSAKADAVVSIHADGASAGQRGYHVILPGRVHQGIADTRRIVAPSARLGERIAHDFGRATGTAPSNYIGDGTGLDTRTDLGGLNLSTVPKVFIECGNMRDSKDAALLTSAAWRQKAAQGISEGIVSFLHEQRSAR; translated from the coding sequence GTGTCGTACGCAGGCCCTGAATTCGGTTCCCCCCAGCCCCGCCGCCCCCGGCGCCGACCGCTGACCCTCGCCCTCGCCGTGCTCGTGCCGGGCGCGCTGCTCGGGTGGCTGGTGTACGCGGGGGTGAGCGGAGCGGCCGACGGCGGCGGGACGACGGCCGCGGCGAGTCCGCGGGCGAGCGCTCCGCCGACCGTCTCCTCCACCACCGTCGAGGACAAGAAGCCGCTCGGCTCGCTCGCGGGCAAGGTCGTCGTCATCGACCCGGGGCACAACCTCACCAACTTCCGGCACACGGCCGAGATCAACCGCAAGGTGGACATCGGTACGAACCGCAAGGAGTGCGACACGACGGGGACGTCGACCAACTCCGGTTACGCGGAGGCGAAGTTCACACTCGACGTCGCCCACCGGCTGCGCACGCTGCTGGAGAAGCGGGGCGCGACGGTGAGACTGACCCAGGACGGCGACCGGCCCTACGGCCCCTGTGTGGACGAGCGCGCCAGGATCGGCAACAGCGCGAAGGCCGACGCGGTGGTGTCGATCCACGCGGACGGCGCGAGCGCAGGGCAGCGCGGCTACCACGTGATCCTTCCGGGCCGCGTCCACCAGGGCATCGCCGACACCCGCCGGATCGTCGCCCCCTCCGCCCGACTCGGCGAGCGCATCGCGCACGACTTCGGACGCGCGACGGGCACCGCCCCCTCCAACTACATCGGCGACGGCACCGGCCTGGACACCCGCACAGACCTCGGCGGCCTCAACCTCTCGACGGTTCCCAAGGTGTTCATCGAATGCGGCAACATGCGCGACAGCAAGGACGCGGCCCTGCTCACCAGCGCGGCCTGGCGGCAGAAGGCGGCGCAGGGAATCTCTGAAGGAATCGTGAGTTTCCTGCACGAGCAACGATCTGCGCGCTGA
- a CDS encoding class I SAM-dependent methyltransferase — protein sequence MAAAAPKPEILAAFEAAKGFMPLSEGLALHEAALDAGRLGLPLLEVGTYCGRSAILLADAAREAGVTALTVDHHRGSEEQQPGWDFHDPETVDAELGLMDTLPTFRRTLHRAGLEDHVVALVGRSPQIAKVWGSPLGLVFIDGGHTDEHANADYEGWAPHVAEGGLLVIHDVFPEPEDEFTGQAPYRVYLRALASGAFTEVSATDSLRVLRRVRAGI from the coding sequence ATGGCCGCGGCCGCACCCAAGCCCGAGATCCTCGCCGCCTTCGAGGCCGCCAAGGGGTTCATGCCCCTGAGCGAGGGGCTGGCCCTCCATGAGGCCGCTCTGGACGCCGGGCGGCTCGGGCTGCCGCTGCTGGAGGTCGGTACGTACTGTGGCCGCTCCGCGATCCTGCTGGCCGACGCGGCCCGTGAGGCTGGGGTCACCGCGCTGACCGTCGATCATCACCGCGGCAGCGAGGAGCAGCAGCCGGGGTGGGACTTCCACGATCCGGAGACGGTGGATGCCGAACTCGGACTGATGGACACGCTGCCCACCTTCCGCAGGACCCTGCACCGGGCCGGGCTGGAAGACCACGTGGTCGCACTTGTCGGTCGTTCTCCCCAGATCGCGAAGGTCTGGGGCTCGCCTCTCGGCCTGGTCTTCATCGACGGCGGTCACACCGACGAGCACGCGAACGCCGACTACGAGGGCTGGGCCCCCCACGTGGCCGAGGGCGGGCTGCTCGTCATCCACGACGTGTTCCCCGAGCCGGAGGACGAGTTCACCGGCCAGGCGCCCTACCGAGTCTATCTCCGGGCCCTCGCCTCCGGCGCCTTCACCGAGGTCTCGGCGACCGACTCGCTGCGGGTGTTGCGGCGGGTGCGGGCGGGGATCTGA
- a CDS encoding MFS transporter, which translates to MTHTPTDQPTRRASGAVVPVLAFAGIVVAVMQTLLVPVIKDLPELLDTAPSNATWVLTSTLLSGAVATPIMGRLGDLYGKRRMLILSLAVMVVGALVSALTSDLLTMIAGRTLQGFAMGAIPLGIGLMRDMLPREKLGSAMALMSSSIGVGGGLALPLAALIAQHADWHALFYGAAGIGALAIVLTLLVVPESPARAEGTFDVLGAIGLSAGLVLFLLPITKGSDWGWSSGTTLGLFAASAVVLLLWGVMELRVKAPLVDLRTTARPAVLFTNLASIMVGVSFYVVSLVLPQLLQLPKATGYGLGQSMVVAGLLVAPLGLTMMITAPVYARLSAKYGPKFTLILGMLIIAIGYGAGLGLMSAAWQSLVIAVVLGAGIGLAYSSLPALIVGAVPASETGAANGLNTLMRSIGTSVSSAVIGMVLANTANNVGGVAIPTMHGFRVSFLIATGAVAVGLLMALFLPKPNRAPQLRASSEEDAVIERADEVLRGFRGRVLDAAGTPVPRAKVTLIDRRGRQAGATLSGDDGTYVLTVPTQGAYVLAARATGHGPLASSATHAGDDRAIDLDLALPGETVTA; encoded by the coding sequence ATGACGCACACGCCGACCGACCAGCCCACCCGGAGAGCGTCCGGCGCTGTCGTCCCGGTGCTCGCCTTCGCGGGCATCGTGGTCGCGGTGATGCAGACCCTGCTCGTCCCGGTCATCAAGGACCTGCCGGAACTGCTGGACACCGCGCCCAGCAACGCCACCTGGGTCCTGACATCCACCCTGCTCTCCGGCGCCGTCGCCACCCCGATCATGGGCCGCCTCGGCGACCTGTACGGCAAGCGCCGCATGCTGATCCTCAGCCTCGCCGTGATGGTCGTGGGCGCCCTGGTCAGCGCCCTCACCAGCGACCTGCTCACGATGATCGCCGGCCGCACCCTCCAGGGCTTCGCGATGGGCGCGATCCCCCTCGGCATCGGCCTCATGCGGGACATGCTGCCCCGCGAGAAGCTCGGCTCGGCCATGGCCCTGATGAGCTCCTCGATCGGCGTCGGCGGCGGCCTGGCGCTGCCCCTCGCGGCACTGATCGCCCAGCACGCCGACTGGCACGCCCTCTTCTACGGCGCCGCGGGCATCGGCGCGCTCGCCATCGTCCTCACCCTCCTCGTCGTCCCCGAGTCCCCGGCCCGCGCCGAGGGCACCTTCGACGTCCTGGGCGCGATCGGCCTCTCCGCCGGCCTGGTCCTCTTCCTCCTGCCGATCACCAAGGGCAGCGACTGGGGCTGGTCCTCCGGCACCACGCTCGGCCTGTTCGCCGCGTCGGCCGTCGTCCTCCTCCTGTGGGGCGTCATGGAACTGCGCGTCAAGGCCCCCCTGGTCGACCTGCGCACCACCGCCCGCCCGGCGGTCCTCTTCACCAACCTGGCGTCGATCATGGTGGGCGTCTCCTTCTACGTCGTCTCACTCGTCCTCCCCCAGCTGCTCCAGCTCCCGAAGGCGACCGGCTACGGCCTCGGCCAGTCCATGGTCGTCGCGGGCCTGCTGGTCGCTCCGCTGGGCCTGACGATGATGATCACGGCCCCCGTCTACGCACGGCTGTCGGCGAAGTACGGCCCCAAGTTCACCCTCATCCTCGGCATGCTGATCATCGCGATCGGCTACGGCGCCGGACTGGGCCTCATGAGCGCGGCCTGGCAGAGCCTCGTCATCGCGGTGGTCCTCGGCGCGGGCATCGGGCTCGCCTACTCCTCCCTGCCCGCACTGATCGTGGGCGCGGTCCCGGCCTCGGAGACGGGGGCGGCGAACGGGCTCAACACGCTGATGCGGTCCATCGGTACGTCCGTGTCGAGCGCCGTGATCGGCATGGTGCTGGCGAACACGGCGAACAATGTCGGGGGCGTCGCGATACCGACCATGCACGGCTTCCGGGTGTCGTTCCTGATCGCGACCGGCGCGGTGGCGGTCGGGCTGCTGATGGCCCTGTTCCTGCCGAAGCCGAACCGGGCGCCGCAGCTGCGCGCGAGCAGCGAGGAGGACGCTGTGATCGAGCGGGCCGACGAGGTGCTGCGTGGCTTCCGTGGCCGCGTCCTGGACGCCGCGGGCACGCCGGTCCCCCGGGCCAAGGTCACGCTGATCGACCGGCGGGGGCGCCAGGCGGGCGCGACGCTCTCCGGTGACGACGGCACGTACGTCCTCACCGTCCCCACCCAGGGCGCCTACGTCCTCGCCGCCCGCGCCACCGGCCACGGCCCCCTGGCCTCCTCGGCCACCCACGCGGGCGACGACCGCGCGATCGACCTCGACCTGGCCCTGCCGGGCGAGACGGTCACGGCCTGA